A single window of Archangium gephyra DNA harbors:
- a CDS encoding 2OG-Fe dioxygenase family protein encodes MSFSPPLTPPSEVTAVLRERGYAVLSRTGLCELVGTPAPALEALRSTWDGLLPDAYLRDGGRYRSRRHSCFVVEGTTVSQVPHRAHWQPVEYNALHGGLERWFEPMTPTVLEQPAWSQLLRGLAACCSSIKGAQPWFVEAHQFRIDTTDGIGRPTPEGAHRDGVDFVAVLLVGREGIKGGETRVFEATGPHGIRFTLTEPWSALLLDDERVIHESTPIQPLGDRGHRDTLVLTFRSKGFQGPTASGG; translated from the coding sequence ATGAGCTTCTCGCCTCCCCTCACCCCCCCTTCCGAGGTCACCGCCGTCCTGCGCGAGCGCGGTTACGCCGTCCTCAGCCGTACCGGCCTGTGCGAGCTGGTGGGCACCCCCGCCCCCGCCCTCGAGGCCCTGCGCTCGACCTGGGACGGACTGCTGCCCGACGCCTACCTGCGCGACGGCGGCCGCTATCGCTCCCGCCGGCATTCCTGCTTCGTCGTCGAGGGCACCACGGTCAGCCAGGTGCCACACCGCGCCCACTGGCAGCCCGTCGAGTACAACGCGCTCCACGGCGGCCTGGAGCGCTGGTTCGAGCCGATGACGCCCACCGTGCTCGAGCAGCCCGCCTGGTCACAGTTGCTGCGCGGGCTCGCCGCGTGCTGCTCCTCGATCAAGGGGGCGCAGCCGTGGTTCGTCGAGGCTCACCAGTTCCGCATCGACACCACGGATGGTATTGGCCGGCCGACTCCCGAGGGGGCACATCGGGACGGCGTGGACTTCGTCGCCGTGCTGCTCGTCGGACGCGAGGGCATCAAGGGCGGCGAGACCCGTGTGTTCGAGGCCACCGGACCCCATGGCATCCGGTTCACGCTCACCGAGCCGTGGTCCGCGCTGCTGCTCGATGATGAACGGGTGATTCACGAGAGCACCCCGATTCAACCCCTGGGCGACCGCGGGCACCGCGACACGCTGGTGCTCACCTTCCGCTCCAAGGGGTTCCAGGGGCCCACCGCTTCGGGGGGTTGA